One genomic segment of Thalassospiraceae bacterium LMO-SO8 includes these proteins:
- a CDS encoding tetratricopeptide repeat protein has product MTDLNEMLAQAVGALQQSRIDAAMPLLDAVLAQAPDHPQANAIKGTISLLHGDVARALGHFRKAAEAHADDPAFNQNYATALLSAGDAPSAEHHTRRALAAQPDNVAVKQLLARCLCAQNRDAEAVPLLQQVVDEQPSLPAFNELGLALMELNRPGEAEDAFARATEINPDISAPWHNRGNAALDQHRPEDAIAAFDQAIRLMPDHAPSHVHRAQALLLSGRYKEGWEAYEARWALPDRLTLREGLTTPLWDGAPFAGRLLVYAEQGYGDSLQFARFLPVAAKRCGTVILDVPPPLHRLFASQGGGYNVTRQDMPLPDHDRRIPMMSLPRVLGITLENLPSPEAYLQPPDDIGVWRDRLADARGLKVGLTWRAFAESRGSTHRSAPLEALAPLFKVPDIAWASLQKETPQSDLPLPTNMRDMSPFLNDFADTASLIAQLDLVITVDTAVAHLAGALGRPVWVMLPHGGDWRWLMARSDSPWYRRARLYRQDGKRTWTPVVDAMARDLAQFRP; this is encoded by the coding sequence ATGACTGACCTGAACGAAATGCTTGCCCAGGCTGTTGGTGCGTTGCAGCAATCACGTATTGATGCCGCCATGCCGCTGTTGGACGCCGTGCTGGCGCAGGCGCCCGACCATCCCCAGGCCAATGCAATAAAGGGCACGATCAGCCTGTTACACGGCGATGTGGCGCGGGCGCTTGGCCATTTCCGGAAAGCCGCCGAGGCCCATGCCGACGACCCCGCCTTCAATCAAAACTATGCAACCGCCCTCTTGAGCGCCGGCGACGCGCCTTCGGCCGAACACCATACCCGCCGCGCCCTTGCCGCACAGCCGGACAATGTAGCCGTGAAGCAGCTTTTGGCGCGCTGCCTGTGCGCCCAAAACCGGGATGCCGAAGCCGTGCCTTTGCTGCAACAAGTCGTGGACGAACAGCCCAGCCTGCCCGCGTTCAATGAACTGGGTTTGGCGCTGATGGAATTGAACAGGCCGGGCGAAGCGGAAGATGCCTTCGCCCGGGCGACGGAAATTAATCCGGATATATCCGCCCCTTGGCATAATCGGGGGAATGCCGCCCTCGACCAGCACCGTCCCGAGGACGCCATCGCCGCGTTCGATCAGGCCATCCGGCTCATGCCGGACCATGCCCCGTCGCATGTTCACCGCGCGCAGGCGCTGCTGTTGTCGGGCCGATATAAAGAGGGCTGGGAGGCCTACGAAGCGCGTTGGGCTCTGCCCGACCGCCTGACGCTGCGCGAAGGCTTGACCACACCCTTGTGGGACGGCGCACCGTTCGCGGGCCGTCTGCTCGTCTATGCGGAACAGGGCTACGGCGACAGCCTGCAATTCGCCCGGTTCCTGCCGGTCGCCGCGAAACGGTGTGGCACGGTAATCCTGGATGTACCGCCCCCCCTGCATCGATTGTTCGCGTCCCAAGGCGGCGGATACAACGTCACGCGCCAAGACATGCCGTTGCCGGACCATGACCGTCGAATTCCGATGATGAGTCTGCCCCGGGTCCTGGGCATAACCTTGGAAAACCTGCCCTCGCCGGAGGCCTATCTCCAGCCACCCGACGACATCGGAGTCTGGCGCGACCGTCTAGCGGACGCCCGGGGGCTCAAGGTTGGATTGACCTGGCGGGCCTTTGCCGAAAGCCGTGGCAGCACCCATCGTTCCGCACCACTGGAGGCGCTGGCGCCGCTGTTCAAGGTTCCGGACATTGCCTGGGCCAGCCTGCAGAAGGAAACACCGCAAAGCGATCTGCCGCTCCCCACGAACATGCGGGACATGTCCCCGTTCTTGAACGATTTCGCCGACACGGCCTCGTTGATTGCCCAGCTTGATTTGGTAATCACCGTCGATACCGCCGTCGCGCATCTGGCGGGTGCCCTCGGCCGGCCGGTCTGGGTCATGCTGCCCCACGGCGGAGACTGGCGTTGGCTGATGGCGCGATCAGACAGCCCTTGGTATCGGCG
- a CDS encoding pyridoxal phosphate-dependent aminotransferase, whose amino-acid sequence MAFLADRLAAIKPSPTIAVTQKANDLKAQGKDVIGLGAGEPDFDTPAHIIEAAKKALDAGMTRYTSVNGIPELQDAIIAKFKRDSGLDYARDQIHVSCGGKPVIFNAFMATINPGDEVIVPAPYWVSYADIPLMFGAKVTVVQCGAENNFKLKPEQLDAAITPKTKWLVFNSPSNPTGGAYTRDEIKALTDVLLQHPHVWIFCDDIYEKLVYDGFQFTTMAQVEPRLYDRIVTMNGMSKAYCMTGWRVGYCGAPKELVKAMTMIQSQGITHTAAVSQAAAVAALNGPQDFIEKHNAIFKERRDLVVSMLNQANGLSCATPEGAFYVYPSCAGTIGKKTPSGQIIQNDEDFVTYVLESEGVAAVHGAAFGLEPHFRISYATATDVLEDACQRIQRACANLS is encoded by the coding sequence GACCTGAAGGCCCAGGGCAAGGACGTCATCGGCCTCGGCGCCGGTGAACCCGATTTCGATACACCCGCCCATATCATCGAGGCGGCGAAAAAGGCGCTCGACGCCGGCATGACGCGCTATACCTCGGTCAACGGCATCCCGGAACTGCAGGATGCCATCATCGCCAAGTTCAAGCGCGACAGCGGCCTGGACTACGCCCGCGACCAGATTCACGTCAGCTGCGGTGGCAAGCCGGTGATCTTCAACGCCTTCATGGCGACCATCAACCCGGGTGACGAGGTCATCGTGCCGGCCCCTTATTGGGTGTCCTACGCGGACATCCCGTTGATGTTCGGCGCCAAGGTGACCGTCGTCCAGTGCGGCGCCGAAAACAATTTCAAGCTGAAGCCGGAACAACTCGACGCGGCGATCACGCCGAAGACCAAGTGGCTGGTCTTCAATTCCCCGTCGAACCCGACCGGCGGCGCCTATACCCGCGACGAAATCAAGGCCCTGACCGACGTTCTGTTGCAGCATCCGCATGTCTGGATCTTCTGCGACGACATCTATGAAAAGCTGGTCTACGACGGCTTCCAGTTCACCACCATGGCCCAGGTCGAACCCCGGCTGTACGACCGCATCGTGACCATGAACGGCATGTCCAAGGCCTATTGCATGACCGGCTGGCGCGTCGGCTATTGCGGCGCGCCCAAGGAACTGGTCAAGGCCATGACCATGATCCAGTCCCAGGGCATCACCCATACGGCCGCCGTGTCGCAGGCCGCCGCCGTGGCGGCATTGAACGGCCCGCAGGACTTCATCGAAAAACACAACGCGATCTTCAAGGAACGCCGCGATCTGGTCGTCAGCATGTTGAACCAGGCCAACGGTCTGTCCTGCGCCACGCCGGAGGGCGCCTTCTACGTCTATCCGTCCTGCGCCGGCACCATCGGCAAGAAGACCCCGTCGGGCCAGATCATCCAGAACGACGAGGACTTCGTGACCTACGTCCTGGAATCCGAAGGCGTCGCCGCCGTGCATGGCGCCGCGTTCGGGCTGGAACCCCATTTCCGCATTTCCTACGCCACGGCCACGGATGTGCTGGAAGACGCCTGCCAGCGCATCCAACGGGCCTGCGCCAACCTGAGTTGA